One region of Oncorhynchus nerka isolate Pitt River linkage group LG22, Oner_Uvic_2.0, whole genome shotgun sequence genomic DNA includes:
- the LOC115105320 gene encoding E3 ubiquitin/ISG15 ligase TRIM25-like isoform X2, translated as MATSMDSISCSICLDPLKDPVAIPCGHSYCMGCIKDYWDQDYQKGVYSCPQCRQTFIPRPVLNTNTLLAELVESLKKTGLQAAPPAHCYAGPGDVECDVCTGRKLKAVKSCLECLASYCETHLQPHYESPTFKKHKLVKASTQLQEKICSRHDKLLEMYCRTDQQIICYLCMIGDHKGHDTVSAESERAERQRQQGEKQRIKKIEKEIQTVRRSVKSLKRSAQAAVEESETIFTELICTIERRCSEVKELIKAQEKAAVNQAEGLLKQMEQEIAKLRRRDAELEQLSHTEDHIHFLQTLQSLCVSPGSEALLSITVNQHVSFEDVKKSVSELKNQIEVICSGEIAMISAKNAGPQFTLMNIHREVDERELQTAVSTSLLEPTKGL; from the exons ATGGCAACATCCATGGATTCGATCAGTTGTTCGATCTGCCTGGATCCACTGAAGGATCCTGTGGCTATTCCCTGTGGACACAGCTACTGTATGGGTTGTATTAAGGATTACTGGGATCAGGATTACCAGAAGGGTGTCTACAGCTGCCCACAGTGCAGACAGACTTTCATTCCAAGGCCTGTTCTAAACACAAACACTTTGCTAGCTGAATTGGTGGAGAGTCTAAAGAAAACAGGGCTTCAAGCTGCTCCTCCTGCTCACTGTTATGCTGGACCTGGAGATGTGGAGTGTGACGTCTGCACTGGGAGAAAACTCAAAGCCGTCAAGTCCTGTCTGGAGTGTCTGGCCTCTTACTGTGAGACTCACCTTCAACCTCACTATGAATCACCTACATTTAAGAAGCACAAGCTGGTCAAAGCCTCCACACAGCTACAGGAGAAGATTTGCTCTCGTCATGACAAGCTGCTGGAAATGTACTGCCGTACCGATCAGCAAATTATCTGTTACCTCTGTATGATAGGTGATCATAAAGGCCACGATACAGTGTCGGCTGAATCAGAAAGGGCTGAGAGACAG AGGCAgcagggggagaaacagagaatcaagaagatagagaaagagatacagacgGTTAGACGTTCTGTGAAGTCACTGAAG CGGTCTGCACaggcagcagtagaggagagtGAGACGATCTTTACTGAGCTAATCTGCACCATTGAGAGAAGGTGTTCTGAGGTGAAGGAGCTGATAAAAGCCCAGGAGAAGGCAGCAGTGAATCAGGCTGAAGGACTTCTGAAGCAAATGGAGCAGGAGATAGCCAAGCTGAGGAGGAGAGACGCTGAGCTGGAGCAGCTTTCACACACAGAGGATCACATTCATTTCCTCCAG ACTTTGCAGTCCCTCTGCGTCTCTCCTGGATCTGAGGCCTTACTGAGCATCACTGTCAACCAACATGTCTCTTTTGAGGATGTGAAGAAATCAGTGTCTGAGCTGAAAAATCAAATAGAAGTTATCTGCTCTGGGGAAATTGCCATGATCTCTGCGAAAA
- the LOC115105320 gene encoding E3 ubiquitin/ISG15 ligase TRIM25-like isoform X3: MATSMDSISCSICLDPLKDPVAIPCGHSYCMGCIKDYWDQDYQKGVYSCPQCRQTFIPRPVLNTNTLLAELVESLKKTGLQAAPPAHCYAGPGDVECDVCTGRKLKAVKSCLECLASYCETHLQPHYESPTFKKHKLVKASTQLQEKICSRHDKLLEMYCRTDQQIICYLCMIGDHKGHDTVSAESERAERQRQQGEKQRIKKIEKEIQTVRRSVKSLKRSAQAAVEESETIFTELICTIERRCSEVKELIKAQEKAAVNQAEGLLKQMEQEIAKLRRRDAELEQLSHTEDHIHFLQTLQSLCVSPGSEALLSITVNQHVSFEDVKKSVSELKNQIEVICSGEIAMISAKTRCRPTVHTDEHT; encoded by the exons ATGGCAACATCCATGGATTCGATCAGTTGTTCGATCTGCCTGGATCCACTGAAGGATCCTGTGGCTATTCCCTGTGGACACAGCTACTGTATGGGTTGTATTAAGGATTACTGGGATCAGGATTACCAGAAGGGTGTCTACAGCTGCCCACAGTGCAGACAGACTTTCATTCCAAGGCCTGTTCTAAACACAAACACTTTGCTAGCTGAATTGGTGGAGAGTCTAAAGAAAACAGGGCTTCAAGCTGCTCCTCCTGCTCACTGTTATGCTGGACCTGGAGATGTGGAGTGTGACGTCTGCACTGGGAGAAAACTCAAAGCCGTCAAGTCCTGTCTGGAGTGTCTGGCCTCTTACTGTGAGACTCACCTTCAACCTCACTATGAATCACCTACATTTAAGAAGCACAAGCTGGTCAAAGCCTCCACACAGCTACAGGAGAAGATTTGCTCTCGTCATGACAAGCTGCTGGAAATGTACTGCCGTACCGATCAGCAAATTATCTGTTACCTCTGTATGATAGGTGATCATAAAGGCCACGATACAGTGTCGGCTGAATCAGAAAGGGCTGAGAGACAG AGGCAgcagggggagaaacagagaatcaagaagatagagaaagagatacagacgGTTAGACGTTCTGTGAAGTCACTGAAG CGGTCTGCACaggcagcagtagaggagagtGAGACGATCTTTACTGAGCTAATCTGCACCATTGAGAGAAGGTGTTCTGAGGTGAAGGAGCTGATAAAAGCCCAGGAGAAGGCAGCAGTGAATCAGGCTGAAGGACTTCTGAAGCAAATGGAGCAGGAGATAGCCAAGCTGAGGAGGAGAGACGCTGAGCTGGAGCAGCTTTCACACACAGAGGATCACATTCATTTCCTCCAG ACTTTGCAGTCCCTCTGCGTCTCTCCTGGATCTGAGGCCTTACTGAGCATCACTGTCAACCAACATGTCTCTTTTGAGGATGTGAAGAAATCAGTGTCTGAGCTGAAAAATCAAATAGAAGTTATCTGCTCTGGGGAAATTGCCATGATCTCTGCGAAAA